A region from the Flavobacterium enshiense genome encodes:
- the rsmD gene encoding 16S rRNA (guanine(966)-N(2))-methyltransferase RsmD, which translates to MRIISGKYKGRRISPPKNLPVRPTTDMSKEALFNILGNNFNFSELKVLDLFAGTGNISYEFASRGCEPITSVDGDMGCVNFIKKTTKEFDFDITPIKSDVFKFLEKCKASYDIIFADPPYGLEQKEFEKIILLIFDNELLEEDGMMVIEHSKHTKLEHMENFSFSRNYGGSVFSFFELEQNQDEEEIDEDGDDDEFDA; encoded by the coding sequence ATGAGAATAATTTCCGGAAAATATAAAGGAAGACGCATCAGTCCGCCAAAAAACCTGCCTGTTCGTCCCACTACGGATATGTCAAAAGAAGCCTTGTTTAACATCTTAGGCAACAACTTCAATTTCAGCGAATTAAAAGTACTTGATTTGTTTGCCGGTACCGGAAATATCAGCTATGAATTTGCTTCCCGCGGCTGCGAACCCATCACTAGTGTTGATGGCGATATGGGCTGTGTGAACTTCATAAAAAAAACTACGAAGGAATTTGATTTCGACATAACTCCTATCAAAAGTGATGTTTTCAAATTTCTGGAAAAATGTAAAGCGAGTTACGACATTATTTTTGCCGATCCTCCTTATGGATTAGAACAAAAAGAGTTTGAAAAAATCATCTTGTTAATTTTCGATAACGAACTTTTGGAAGAAGACGGCATGATGGTGATTGAACATTCAAAGCACACCAAACTTGAACACATGGAAAATTTCTCTTTTAGCCGAAACTATGGCGGTTCCGTGTTTTCTTTCTTTGAATTGGAACAAAACCAAGATGAAGAAGAGATTGATGAAGATGGTGATGATGACGAGTTTGATGCTTAG
- a CDS encoding ATP-dependent DNA helicase produces MISAKFYSLLKQNFPFQTTAKQDIFFQQIADFATNENQDEIFVLRGYAGTGKTTVISTIVNQLKEINKKYVLLAPTGRAAKVIANYSDKPAHTIHKRIYFPKKSGGGVTFTMQPNKFKNTIFIVDEASMISDSPTESSMYENGSLLDDLIMYIYSGHNCKMVLVGDTAQLPPVGMDVSPALDINKLAINYNMEVPHIELDEVMRQAEKSGILFNATELREVLKSHFIDTFQFQLRGFKDIIRLEDGYDIQDAIHNAYSNYSIEDTCFIVRSNKRANQYNQQIRLKILDKESELSAGDFLMVVKNNYFWLKDNETVDFIANGDIIEVLEIFRFVELYGFRFAKVKIRMVDYPDQIPLETVLILDTLTSESPSLTYEESNRLYQEVLMDYEGETSKYRMLQKVKSNEYFNALQVKFSYAITCHKSQGGQWNTVFIEQPYLPEGIDRDYIRWLYTAVTRAKDKLYLIGFKDDCFE; encoded by the coding sequence ATGATTTCAGCTAAGTTTTATTCCTTACTCAAACAAAATTTCCCTTTTCAGACAACAGCTAAGCAGGATATTTTTTTTCAACAGATTGCCGATTTCGCTACCAATGAAAATCAGGACGAGATTTTTGTTTTGAGAGGATATGCCGGTACGGGAAAAACGACAGTGATTTCCACGATTGTAAACCAGCTGAAAGAAATCAATAAAAAGTACGTTTTGCTGGCACCGACCGGACGTGCTGCAAAAGTGATTGCCAATTATTCCGATAAACCGGCGCATACAATTCACAAGCGTATTTATTTTCCGAAAAAGAGTGGAGGCGGAGTGACCTTTACCATGCAGCCCAACAAATTTAAGAATACCATTTTCATTGTCGATGAGGCCTCGATGATTTCGGATTCTCCCACAGAATCAAGTATGTACGAGAACGGTTCGCTATTGGACGATTTGATCATGTATATTTATTCGGGACACAATTGTAAGATGGTTTTGGTTGGGGATACGGCTCAGTTGCCTCCGGTGGGGATGGATGTGAGTCCGGCTTTGGACATCAATAAACTGGCCATAAATTACAATATGGAAGTGCCTCATATTGAGTTGGATGAAGTTATGCGTCAGGCTGAAAAATCGGGCATATTGTTTAATGCCACCGAATTACGTGAAGTATTGAAATCTCATTTTATAGATACGTTTCAGTTTCAGTTGCGCGGATTTAAAGATATTATCCGATTGGAAGACGGTTATGACATTCAGGATGCTATTCACAATGCTTACTCGAATTACAGTATAGAAGATACATGTTTTATTGTGCGTTCAAACAAGCGTGCGAATCAGTACAATCAGCAAATCCGACTCAAAATTCTGGATAAGGAAAGTGAACTTTCAGCAGGCGACTTCCTAATGGTGGTAAAAAACAATTATTTCTGGCTGAAAGACAATGAAACAGTAGATTTTATTGCCAATGGTGATATCATTGAAGTATTGGAAATTTTCAGGTTTGTAGAATTATACGGATTTAGATTTGCCAAAGTAAAAATCAGAATGGTTGATTATCCGGACCAGATTCCACTCGAAACGGTTTTGATTTTGGATACTTTGACCAGCGAGTCTCCGTCTCTGACTTATGAAGAATCGAACAGGCTGTATCAGGAAGTGTTGATGGATTATGAAGGAGAGACCAGCAAATACAGGATGTTGCAAAAAGTGAAAAGCAATGAATATTTTAATGCGCTTCAAGTGAAATTTTCGTATGCCATAACCTGTCACAAATCACAAGGAGGACAGTGGAACACCGTATTTATTGAGCAACCTTACTTACCTGAGGGTATCGACAGGGATTATATTCGTTGGCTGTATACTGCGGTTACCCGTGCGAAAGATAAATTATATCTGATTGGATTTAAGGATGATTGTTTTGAATGA
- a CDS encoding DUF3822 family protein, with protein sequence MSTATIASKNYKKLSLQIALNGLSFCIFDTLNGTVLDIQEVKFNYTQSLEDQLWRAFVDFSWLTKFYDEVVVLHDNNFSTFVPKPLFDEHYLGSYLQYNTKVFESDFFAYDEMSTYDMNNVHVPFVNVNNFLIDQFGSFDYKNVNTVLVSRLLELSKNKEEKQVYIHFQETHFEIVITHNLKLLLYNSFEYKTPEDFVYYLLFTLEQLQLNPETVSVFMLGKISEKDPCFEIAYRYIRNISLLDVSALASNYSLSQAQALQHYILLNS encoded by the coding sequence ATGAGTACAGCTACAATCGCTTCAAAAAATTATAAAAAACTATCACTTCAGATTGCCTTAAACGGGCTTTCCTTTTGTATTTTCGATACTTTGAACGGAACTGTGCTCGACATTCAGGAAGTGAAATTTAACTACACGCAATCGCTGGAAGATCAGCTTTGGCGTGCCTTTGTTGATTTTTCCTGGTTAACCAAATTTTATGATGAAGTTGTGGTTTTACACGATAATAACTTCAGCACATTTGTACCAAAACCACTTTTCGACGAACATTATCTGGGCAGCTACCTGCAATACAATACCAAGGTTTTTGAATCCGATTTCTTTGCTTACGACGAAATGAGCACTTACGACATGAATAATGTGCATGTCCCGTTTGTCAACGTAAACAACTTTCTGATCGATCAGTTTGGTTCTTTCGACTACAAAAATGTAAATACGGTTTTGGTTTCGAGGTTATTGGAATTATCCAAAAACAAAGAAGAAAAACAGGTTTACATACATTTTCAGGAAACTCATTTTGAAATTGTTATAACACATAATTTAAAGTTATTGTTGTACAATTCTTTCGAATACAAAACTCCGGAAGATTTTGTTTATTACCTTCTTTTCACCTTAGAACAGCTGCAACTGAATCCAGAAACGGTTTCGGTATTTATGCTGGGTAAAATTTCAGAAAAAGACCCTTGTTTTGAAATTGCTTACCGTTACATCCGTAATATTTCATTATTGGATGTTTCAGCCTTAGCATCTAATTACTCGCTTTCGCAAGCACAAGCATTACAACATTATATCTTACTTAATTCATGA